Below is a genomic region from Selenihalanaerobacter shriftii.
TACTGCAATAATTGTTCTTCTCTTATCTCCAATCTGTTGGTATCTATCATAGAATTCACTCAACATATGTACTGAATCAATTACAGCAATCGACATCAAGAATACTGGTATCATAGAAATTAGAATATGGACTTTAAATCCTAATCCAATTAAAAGACCCATAGTTGAAATCACCGTCATTATAGCAACTATTATTGGTGAAATAATTAATGACAGCTTCTTAAAGAAGAACCATAATAATAACAGCAAAATTAACATAGTTACAGGTGCAGCTCTACGCATTAATTTAAACATTTGAGCCCCAAATGTATCCTCTGCTATAGGAAGACCACTCATATAATATCTTTCATTTCCTGATAACTCTTTGATATATTCTTCAATTTTCATTGAAATCTCATAACTTAAATCCTTACTCTTAATTGGAATATAAAGAGCTAATGCCTCCCCATCTTCTGAAATCATAGTTCCCTTTAACATAGGATTATCCATAGCTTCATTTCTTATGTACTTAGCTTGTGCTTCAGTTTTAGGTGGTTTATCCATCAACCAATTAAAATTAATTCTTCCTAATCCACCTTGCTTAATATTATCTTTAGTTGAAGGCGCAATTATATCAGAGGCTATTACTCCTTTTGTCTGTTTGATTTTATTAGTTAGTTTATAAATTTTACTCAAAGTCTTTGGATTAAAGACACCATCTGAATTCTTATTATTAATTACTCCTAAAACTATCATATCATGCATTTGAAAGTCTTCTTTTGTTTTATCATGAAACTGTCTTACAAATTCATCTTCATTTAACATATTCTCTGGATCAGTATCAACTTTAACTTTAGGAATCTGTGTTGCTAAAAGAATAGTCAAGATTACAAAAAAGATAACGACCGTCTTAGGATGATCTATTGAAAAATTAGTAAGGCGTTCTTTAAAATTCATTTTTCTTACTCCTTTCTGGTTTGCATATAACTAAATTAATAGCTATAACGCATTCTAAAATAAATATTAGAGTTCTCTTCAAATTGCCCTAGTCGAGTATAGTCTTGATCTCCATAAAAGATATTCCCGCCTAAAGTAAGATTTATATTATCTGTCCAATCATAACTCACCTTAGGTTTAAAATAACCGTCTTCATCCGCAGGAGAATAATAAGTAAATAAATCTAACTTAACTGTTTGCATATTTAACAATTTTATAATACGTAAAGTAACTACATCCCTATTCTCTTCTTTAATATACTCTTCTTTATTAGGTGAATCATTAAGATAATTCTTCTCATATCTATCATAATCTTGCATCTTCTCTAAGAAATACTGCATACCAATAGTAAGATCATTACCTAAATCTCTTTTATATCCAACTAAACCCTTTAAATAAGAATTAGGCACATTCGTCTTCTCACCATCTGGATCATCAACAGAATCATAATAACCTAATTCTATATTAGTAATTCCACCTAAAAATAAATTACGCCAACTACCACCATAAGCATTTAAACGGGAAAATTCTAATGTTTTTCCACCAACAGAACTAGGATTAGGCTGTTTATGAAAACCTCGATAACCATAGAATGCTATCTCATTACCATGATAATTTTTCTTAACTCTTAATGCCAACTCACCATTCTCCCAATCCTTTTCTGGGTCATTAACTACACCTGAAAAATCCTTAAGCATTATTTCATCTTCATCTTTATTATAATAAGCTAATCTCTCACCATCTATATAACGATCAGATTCAAAGACTGGAGTCCAGACCAAATCAACAATCGTTCCCTTAGGAAAGATTGAAAATTTAATGGAATCTGATGGTGCTTTTAAGTATTCCTCATCTCTACCTAAAAAGTAAGATTTTCGGTCCTTAGGAAAGAGGTCATTAATAAATAATGAATCACCAGTTCCCCAAGTTAATACTTGTCTTCCGGCCTTAATTTCAAAATTTCTTGATGGATAAGCCCAAATATACGCTTCACGTAATTTAATATCTGCTTCATCTCTTATTGAATCACTCACTATATCAGTTGTAACTTGAAACTCTGCTTCTGAACTTAATGCATTCCAATACTCAAGTTGAGCTCTTACTTCTGATAATAAAAGATCATCAGATAGATTATTAACATTACTAGAAGTATCATATCTTCCACCTATTGAAGTCTCTACAAAACCATGAAAAGGTAAGTTCTTAGCATATGAAGCTGTTGACCCAATAAGTAAAAATGTTACTATAACAAGTATTGATATACTTATAGATTTAAGTTTGTTTCGAATCATATTATTGACTCCTTTCTTAGTTAATATATTTATCTTAACCATCGACGTGGTGGACGACGCAAATAACGTTCACTAAAGATTCTTTCAGGAATACCAACATTATATTCAATATTAGACATTCTAATAACTGTATATCCTCCATCTATTAAGTTTTTAACTTTCCTAACAGTGACAGTAGGATAACCTTGAATAGTCTCTATCTTTTCTGCAGTGATAACTCGATAAGGTGAACCTTGCTTATTATAATATTCAGCTTTTACTGGTAGAAATATCTCTTTGTCTATCCACATTTTATAATAAGAGAACTCGACATCTTCCGCATCCTTAGGTAGATTCTTTATTATATATTTGCCATCTTCCTCTCCCAATAGAATATGTTTATCTAACTGTAAAGCCCGCCCAGAAACATCTTCATATGTAAAGTGAGAACCAGCAAAACTAGTTCGCTTATCTCCAGCTGCAATTCTTTGTACTAAATCCAAAGCAGGTAAATATAACCAACGATCATCCTGACTACCAGGATGCTTATAAACCATAAATACCATCTTTCTTACATCAGCAGGTCTTTTGAAATAAACGTAGAATTTTTGATCACCATTATCTTCTATATCTTTCTTTAATTTGAGTAATTCTCTATGTCGCTTGCGCCCTTGTGAATCTACAATCGTCATATTAATGACCCCACGTTCATCATCACCACTATAATTAGCCGCCTTATATGCTTTTCTTACAATCTCGTTAACTGATAATTCTTTAGCCTGAATAACATTTGATTTTAAACCCACGCCTATAGATAATACTAAAAGCATAATTAAGAATATTGTACACAATTTTTTTAACATCATTTCTCCCTCCTAATTTTAAATATTTTATATAAATTCCTTCTCTCATGATCAATTCCAACCTCATTTTTCATATGTTCAAATTATAACAACACCCCCTTTTAAATTAATAACATTATTATATAATTAATTCCTAATATATTAATTAAAAAAATACTAAACTAACCTTTTATTATAAACTGCTAATATCAATCTTAATCATAAATATATTATTAAATCTTAATATGTTAATATAATTATAGTATATTATTTCAATTTTGTCAATTTTTATTTAAATCAAATTGCATTCCACCATAGATAGAAACCTAATATGAGTAAAATAGTACCGCTAATCTTCTTAATTACTAAATTCAATGACTCAAAACTTTGAACCTTCTTTAAGAAACCTGTAAAAGTACCTGCTAATAATAATGGTATACTTCTTCCAATAGCATAAACAAACATAAGAATAGCTCCATATAATGGATTACTCTTTACAGCTGCATATGAAAGTAAAGTAGCAGTAACTGGTGCAGTACAAGGAGAAGCAGTTATTGCAAAAGGAACACCTAATAAAAATGCTCCTAAAACACCTTTATAATTACTTTCTATATTCTTTATTCCTGGTAATTCAATTGGAACTAAATCTAATAAAACAGTTCCCATTAAAATAGTTATAAGTGCAACAGAGTAATCTATTATTTTATAGTCAGCCAACAGATTACCAACCACACCAGCAGCAACTCCCATAACTGCCATTGTAAGCGATAAGCCTAAAACAAAGGCTAACGATAAACCAAAAGAATAGAATTGATTCTTCTTGCTAAATCCCCCTACATAACCAACTACTAATGCTACAGTAGGTAAAGTGCAGGGACTTAAACCACTACCTAAGCCACCAAAAAAAATTAGTAAATAAGAAGCATTCTCTGGTATAATATTTTCCATTATTATTGTACCACTCTTTGAATTAATTTAATAGCTTCTTCTTTTTCAAATAATCCTTCTAATAAGCCTACTTTACTCTTTTTATTATCTAATAATAATAGACTCGGTGCATCTTTAACTCCATACCTCATAGACAACTCTTTAATTATCTCCTTTTCACTCTGATCCTCAACAGCAATATCAACATTAACAAATACTACTTCTTGATTAAACTTTTCTTTTAATTGTTGAATAAGATTATTGAATTTATCAAAATATTCTCTAGTACTTTCACAACAATCTGACGAATATGTAAAATAGATAATTATAGGCTGATTTTGTTCTTCAGCTATTTTTATTCTATCTCTTAAAGATCCTGATACTTTTTGGTCATTCTTTAATACTTTCTTAATTACATAACTCCCTCCTATTAAGCTAACGATTAATAATAAAATGATAACTTTTTTATTATTTGACATTGAATCCCTCCTCTAAAAGAATTGACTTCTAATCAAGTATATTTTAATCTATAATAGTGTGTTTCAATTTCCCTTTTTCTTGTTTTTCAACCTTAGAAATAATATGTTTTAAAACAAATTCTAAAGCTTCCTCAGGATCCTTATCGAGAGCAATGCTTTTTAATTGAACCAATTCATTTTGATCTAAAGAAATAAATACTTTACTCATATCAGTCCACTCCTTTCTTTATAGTTTTTTTATTTCTTTTTTTCTTTGATCTAGTTCTTTTATTAGTATATTGTCAAGACAGGTGAAAAATTCAACAATACAAGGAGCTTCTAAATAATAATAATTATTCAAACCTTCCCTCCTAGATGCAATAATACCTGCCTGCTTTAAAACACTTAAATGTTTTGATACCGACGATTGACTAACTTCCAAGATTTCTGTTAATTCACATACACATCTTTCTTTTTCTTCAGCTAATAGATCAACAATTTCCATTCTAGTTCGATGAGCTAAGGCTTTAGCTATATTAGCACGAAACTCATGAATGCTTTTATTACTAATTTTGAGCACTCCTCTCTAGTTACTTCTCTTATTTTAGTATATATTAGATATCAATTACTATAATTCTATATTGCTATATTGGAATATAGTTGTCAAGATAGGATAACAAATTTTACATTTTTTGTATAAGAAAAGGACCCACATTAATGCAGGTCCTTAATAAATAAGCTTATGCTTTCGATTTTTGCGGAAACCAATGCTTAGTTCGATTAGCTATCTTTATTAATGCTAACATAACCGGTACTTCAACTAATACACCAACTACTGTTGCTAAAGCCGCTCCCGATTGCAAACCGAATATTGAAATAGCAGTAGCTACAGCCAGTTCAAAGAAGTTACTGGCACCAATCATACTTGCAGGAGCTGCTACTGAATGTTCTAGGTTCAACAGCTTAGCTCCACCATAACCGATTACAAAGATAAAGAAGGTTTGAATTGTAAGCGGAATAGCAATCAATAATATATCAAGCGGATTATTTAGAATAATATCTCCCTGGAAAGAAAAGAGAATAATTAAAGTTAATAATAATCCGATAATTGTAAAGTTATCTAGACTCTTAAGATAGACATTTTCAAACCAATCAACTCCTTTATTTTTAATCAAATACTTTCGGGACAGATAACCGGCTACTAAAGGAATTACAATATAGAGTACTACAGATAAGAATACCGTATCATAAGGAACTGAAAAATCAGTCACTCCTAATAACAACATAACCAATGGTGCATAAACAAAGACTAAAACTAAGTCATTAACTGCTACTTGAACTAAAGTATAGTTAGCATCGCCATCTGTTAAATAACTCCAGACAAAGACCATCGCTGTACATGGCGCAGTTCCTAACAATATCGCTCCAGCTATATATTGATCTGCTAATTCTGGTGTAATAAAAGCTCCGAAGATATTCTTTAAAAATAACCAAGCAAAGAAGGCCATCGTAAAGGGTTTAATCAGCCAGTTAACTGTTAAAGTTAAACCTAATCCTTTTGGCCGCTTTCCTGCTTCTAAAATACTACCAAAATCAATCTGAACCATCATCGGATAGATCATAAACCAAATTAAGATTGCTACTGGAATTGATACCTGAGCATACTCAAATTTGCTTAAAGTATCCGGTACCGCAGGAAGTAATCTCCCAACTGCAATTCCTATAGCGATACAGAGGGCAACCCATAACGTTAAGTACCTCTCAAAAAATCCTAAGCCTTCTGTTTCTTCTTTAACTTCTTTTTCTTCTTGACTCATCATCATTCCTCCTCAATATTTAATAATTTAGTTTTCTTAGCAGTATATAACTCTTTTCCCGCTTCAAGCAACGTTTCTAATCCCTGAATCTCCTCAGCTAAAAGCGGCATCTTAATAATTGGAGCAGAAAATTTTTCTTCCATAACTTCTAGCTGTTCATCCTGCATCTTACTTCTTTTCTTAAAGTAAGGCGTAGTACAGTACTCTTTTGGCAAAATCTGATTAGCAATAACTAATTGGGTCTCTACATCAACCGTCTCTAACTCTTCTACTGCCCGATGTGCTTCTAAAATCGGAGTAGTTTCTGGATAAACCACAAAAGCAAAAGTAGTCTGTTCTTTATCCTGTAATTTATCAATAACTCGTTTAAATCTTTTCTGTGATTCTAAATCAGCTTGAGTATTTGTATTAATCGACGTCTTAAACTCTAACTGCTGCTCCCAATTCATCGGTAACTCTAATAAGCGTAAGGTATGACCGGTCGGTGCAGTATCAAAGACAATTACTTCATACTCATCAGCTTCTGTATAATCAATAAATTTGTTAAAAGAAGCCATCTCCTCTGTGCAGGGAGAATCAAGCTCTTCTTTAAGTCCCATTAACATCTCTTCTGAATAATTCTTCTCTTGTGCATCAGCTAGGACATTCTCTTTATATTCTTCAGCTACTTCTTTTGGATCGATCTTAACTATATCTAAATTATCAACACCATCTACTTTAGTAACTTCACCTTTTACTTCCTGCTCAAAAACATCCTCTAAATGTGAAGCAGGATCAGTCGTTAAGAGCAAAGTTTTATAATCTTCTCGTGCTAAATAAACAGCAGTTACTGAAGATAAAGAAGTCTTACCCACACCTCCTTTCCCAGCAAAGAAGATCAAACGTGGTTCCTTTTCTTGTGGTAATAGTACTTTAGCTGCTTCCTTCATTTAAGCTGCCTCCTTATAAAGCATATTAGCGACTTTTTTTAAGATCTCTATCCCCTTGATTTCCTGATCTAATAATTCCATCTTTTTAGCTGGCAAATCAAACTTTTCATCTATCTCTGCTAAATATTCCTGCTGCATCTCGCCCCGCTTCTTAAAGAAAGGATTCTTACACTCTTCTTCAGGTAAGATTCCATTAACGATTATTGAACTAGTAGCGATTCCAATTTCTGATAATTCCTTACTAGAACGCAAAGTTTCGCGAATAGAACTGCCTTCCGGCTGCATTACAAAGATGAATTCAGTCCTTTCCTCATTTTTTAATAGTGCAATAGCACGGTCATACTTTTCCTTAGAATCTTGAATAGTCTGCACCGGTCCCATACAGGTTTGACCGCTACCTTCAGCGCTTTCTTCAATATGCTTACTCCAGTCAACCGGTAATTCCAATAGTCTAATTGTATGTCCAGTCGGTGCTGTATCAAAGATAACCACATCATATTGATCATCATCCATAAAATCAATAAACCTATCAAAAGAGGCCATCTCTTCAGTACAAGGCGAATTCAACTGTTCTTCAACTACTTCTAACATCTCTTCGTTAAATATATCGCGCATCGGAGCTAAGGTCTTTTCCTTATATTCTTCTGTTGCCTCTTTAGAATCGATCTCCATCGCTGATAAATTATCAATTCCTTCAATCTCTGTTACTTGATGGCCGATCTCCTGCTCAAAAACATCTGATAAATTAGCCGCCGGATCAGTTGTCACTAAAATAGTATCTAATCCCTGGTCAGCATAATAGACAGCAGTAGTCGAAGCCATAGATGTCTTACCTACTCCTCCTTTACCGGAAAAGAAGATATACTTTGTATCCTCTAAATTCATTATTCTTCCTCCTTTAATTGATTAATTTCTGCTTTTAATTTTTCTAAAGCTGGATATTCTCCCATTTCAATAACTTTATCATTGACGGTAGTAATCGGCAAATCATCAGTTCCTTTATTATTTACTGAATCCAAGATTGTTTGATTCTGTTGAAAGGCAAAGGGATTGTGATTCATTGAATTTCTTTCTACTTCAACTCCCTCTTGTTCTAACTGTTTTAAAGCATCATTAAACTGAATTAATTCATCATCCACATCAGGACCGCATACTCCTGTGGAACAACACATCGGTGGTTCATATACTTTAACTTCAATTTTACTCATTTTAGTAATTCCTCCTTATAGAAAATTACATTTATACATAAATGTAAAATAAACTATATATAAAACAACTTTGATATGTTATTTAAAATATTATTCTTACCTATCTTCTCTACATTTCTGACTAGGTTCAGCCTGAATATAATTCTTCTTTCATTTTAAACTTCATTCCTTCATATAAATAAACTTTTATATAACTATTATAAATATAACATATAAATTATTCTTAATCAAGTAGATTTAAAGCTAAGTTTTAATTTAAATTGGCTTAATTACTACTTCCATTTCATTCAAATATGATACCCCACTAATTGGATCAAGTTTTAAATTGTCAACCAAACGATTAATATTTGCACCTTGACCTTTAGCTATTCTTAACTTTTCAGAAGTATGACCAAAACCATGAGAAGATTGTACTACCCCTTCTCTAATTTCATTAGTTACTTTAGCAGTTAATCTTACTGTATCAATTTCAGAATTAACTATTACCTTTTCTCCATCTCGAATCTCTCGTTTTTTTGCATCTTCTGGATTGATCAACAAAGAGTTCTTGCCTTTTCGAGCCATCAAAGCTGGTAAGTTTTGAGTAGTACTATGTGTATGACATCGTAATTTACCAGTAGTGATTAACTTTAATTTATTATTACTTTCTTGCAACTTATAAATAGGAGTTTGATTACCACCGACCCGTAAAAATTCTTTAACTAAATCAGATTCCATATCTAGATCTAAAGCAAAATTAAATTTACCATTTAAAAGCTGGTCATAACGATAATATTTAGGTTCATCAAAGTTATTAGCTAACCAAATCCCTTTTCTTTTAAGCTCTTCTAGCTGAACTTGACTACCATCGACCTGCTCTATATCTAACCTCATCTTTAAGTACGATTCTATATCACCTTCATCAAAATTTTGGAACGAATCAAATCCTAATAATTTACCTAATTTAACAAAAGTCCAGTATCCTGATTTAGCTTCACCTTTTGGCTCAACAACCTTTTGGTACATAGTCAAAAGTGCACCATTAGAATACTGTTTGACTACTTCACTCCTTTCTAAATAAGTAGTATCCGGTAAGATAATACTCCCTACTGGAAATGCTTCTAAAGTATCAGTCTGATAAATATCGTAACCCACCGCAAAATCTAAATTACCTAAAGCTTTTCTCCATCTTTCACTATTAGCATCAGCTAATATCGGATTAGTAAAGTAAATAAAGGCTCCTTTTATTCCCTGTCCTTTATACAAAGAAGTAATCTCTTTTTCTAACAACGGCCCAGTAGGAACATGATCAGGAGTTAAAATCGCTTCCGGAATTAAACCTCTACAACCATAACCAGCCGTTAAATTACTAAACCCTACTTCTTCATGTAATGGTTTAGCTTTAATATTATTTGTAAATTCAGGAGACTTTAGTCTACCTTCTTCTCTAAAAACCATCCCTCCTAGTGCATCTACACTACCTACTAAAGCATTTAAACAAGCAACTGCCCGATGAGCATTTATTCCTTGTTTTTGATTATCTAACCCTGTCCATGAATCAGCTAACTGCTGCTTGCTTTTAGCAAATTGACGAGCAATAGTATAAATTATCTTTGTATTGATACCAGTAATCTGCGACACATTTTCCGGATTATATTTCTCCTGCATTACTTCAGCTTTAAAGCTTGCAAAACCTCTGCTATACTTATTTATAAACTCTTTATTATATAACTCTTCTTTAATAATTATATGGGCTAGACTTAATGCTAGTGCTCCATCAGTTCCTGGTTTGATTGATAACCATAGATCAGCATTTTTAGCACTTTTGGTCTGCCGCGGATCAATTACCACTAGCTTAGCACCTCTTTTTAAAGCACCTTTAACATCTTTATAAAAATAGAACCATTTATGAGCTTCCAAAGGATTAGCACCAAATAAAAGAATATAATCTGAATTTTTAAAGTCTGGTAAAGGACGATAATCATTATAAGTTAATTTTTTAGCTAAACGTCGATTAGCATCACAAATACTAGTATGGGCAAATTGATTAGGAGTCCCATAAGACTTAGCTAGACCTTGAAATAACTCTTTATAAGGTGGCGTAGGCCCCCACATAAACAGAAATGATTCAGCTCCATATTTTCTTTTAATCTCTTGCATATTCTTCGTTATTAATTGTAAAGCATCATCCCAAGTTATTTTCTGCCATTTATCTTTAGCAACTTTCTGTTTAGGAATTAAAAGTCGATCAGGATCATATAATTGTTCTAATCCAGCTAATCCTTTTGGACATAATCTACCTTCATTAAAAGGATGTAATTTATTACCATTAATTTTAGTTGCTTTCTCATCTTCTATAGTAACCTCTATACCACATTTTCCACCTTGACACATTACACAGGATGAAAAAACTTTATTCTTATCTATCATATCTTATATCTCCTTTTGTGTTTAAATATTTCTTAATTGTTAACTTTCATTCATATAAAAAAAGTTTTATATGTTATTTAAAATTATAACATTTTAAATTTACTGCGTCAATCTAACCTCCAATTTCATATCTATTTTTGTATCTCTCAATTATTATTATCCTCATTTACATCATCTTTGGCTTGTCCCAGGACAATAGTCTCTGATTACCTTCTAAACTTCTAATATGAGTTACATCCTGCATCATTTCCAGTACACCTCTAAAATTCCCAGCTTCATCCCTTACTACAGTGTAAATAATATAAATAAATTTCCCATCCATCTCTAACCAAAATTCTGCCTCATCTTGCTCTCCTGTTCTAAAAGCTTTAATGATTTCTTCAACCATATCTACACTTTCCTTAGGGTGGCAATTTTGAACCTGTCTTCCAATTACCCCTGGACTTCTTGGGAAGACTCTATGTTTCGTATCACTATAAAATTTTACAATTTCATTCTCATCAATAAATGATAAGTCTACTTGTAGATGTTTAAAAATAAGATTAATCTGTTCAAGAGTTAAATTCCCTTGGCTTACATCTAACACTTCATTATTTGAGAATGGGTTAAGCATATCATGCTTTTGCAAAAGATTAGTTAAATCCTCCAAAAATTCATTGTTTGGAGATGCTTTTATATTATCTTTATCCTTATTTTCATATGAAGGTGGTGACGAGATCAGACAGTAACCAATTTCGTCGTCCCCTTTTCTCATCTCAATAAAATCTTTATCAGTAAGAAGGTCCATAGAAGTTGGCAAGAGGATTTCTTCTTCTTTTACCATCATATCCTCTACCATTTCTATAACTTCTTCTTGAAGTTCTAAAAATTTATTATCTTGATCAGCCTCAAGATACTCTTGAGCATTTTTAATTATCTCTTTAATATTATTATCTAGTGTCCACATCACCTTTGAAGGCTTATCAAATCCCTTTTTCTCTAAAGCTGGAAACAATTGATTTTGTTTTCTTGCAAAATGAATATTAATTTCAGCTAATTTATCATAAAGTTTAATCCATTTATTCTTAATGAAATTCTTCTTTAGCATAGTCCTCATTTGATTAAGTACCTTTCTGATAGCTTTTATTTCTTCTAAATATGTTCGCATAGGATGACCTAATGGTAAATCCAGCTTATTACTTAGTAAAATCCCATCAAATATTTCTAGAATTTCATCAAGACTTTCTTCTATCTCATCATCTGATATTCCATACTTCTCCAAATATTGTTCAAAGAGAGCAAATTCTTGTGCAGTTACTTTATCAAATGACTCCTGCATCTTCTTTTTTGCTCCTTTTAAATTAGTCTTACCCTCAAGATAATCCAAAGTGATGGTCATAATTTTCTCAATTCTCTTATCATCAAGGTCTAGATATCCCCCCATTTTAATCCTTTTAAGATCATTCTTAGGAAAAAAATAAACATGGAATTCTTCATCACTTACTTTTTCTACATATTTATCAAAACCTTTTTCTTCCATCATTTTGTACATAGGAAAAGGTTCAAAATCCTTGATAACATGTATCCCCTCATTTGGTTTCAAATTTTGAATTGTTTGAGTAATACAATCTCTAAAGGATTCATGCTCTCCACGGCCATCAATGGTAATATAATCTATTTCATCTTTCATACCTCTATCATCCTTTCTTCTAATTTTATAAAATATTTTAAGTAATTTTCTCTTCTTTCTAAATATTATGTAGTTTAATTAATCTGCTTATCCACTAATAGTAATAAAATCATTCTCTTAGCTATCTTTTCTGAAACCCTAAGTCTCCTACAACTCATCCATTTTAGAATATAATAAATAAAAAAAGCATACTCTATTTCAGAGTATACTTATAGTTTCATGGATCAAAGAAGGATACCTTACCATTGTCGTAATTCAATTGGTAATCCATCTGGATCTCTTATTTCAGCTCTTTTAGAAGAACCTAAATCTACTGGGCCCCAACTAATCTCTATTCCTTTATCTTCTAGATACTTTATTGTGTCTTCCATATCTTTTACTTCTAAGGCTAACATCCTATAACCTACTTGCCATTCTGTTTTTGAACTAGATTTTGGTTCTTCTACAGATAATAACTCAAGCATTGAATCATCTAATTCTAAATAAACGACTTCCTTTATTGGAGATGCATCAACTTCTTCTCTTTGTTTAATCTTAAATCCCAATATTTCAGTATAAAATGTAATTGATACTTCGATATCTGACGGTATGATTTCAA
It encodes:
- a CDS encoding molybdopterin-containing oxidoreductase family protein, with amino-acid sequence MIDKNKVFSSCVMCQGGKCGIEVTIEDEKATKINGNKLHPFNEGRLCPKGLAGLEQLYDPDRLLIPKQKVAKDKWQKITWDDALQLITKNMQEIKRKYGAESFLFMWGPTPPYKELFQGLAKSYGTPNQFAHTSICDANRRLAKKLTYNDYRPLPDFKNSDYILLFGANPLEAHKWFYFYKDVKGALKRGAKLVVIDPRQTKSAKNADLWLSIKPGTDGALALSLAHIIIKEELYNKEFINKYSRGFASFKAEVMQEKYNPENVSQITGINTKIIYTIARQFAKSKQQLADSWTGLDNQKQGINAHRAVACLNALVGSVDALGGMVFREEGRLKSPEFTNNIKAKPLHEEVGFSNLTAGYGCRGLIPEAILTPDHVPTGPLLEKEITSLYKGQGIKGAFIYFTNPILADANSERWRKALGNLDFAVGYDIYQTDTLEAFPVGSIILPDTTYLERSEVVKQYSNGALLTMYQKVVEPKGEAKSGYWTFVKLGKLLGFDSFQNFDEGDIESYLKMRLDIEQVDGSQVQLEELKRKGIWLANNFDEPKYYRYDQLLNGKFNFALDLDMESDLVKEFLRVGGNQTPIYKLQESNNKLKLITTGKLRCHTHSTTQNLPALMARKGKNSLLINPEDAKKREIRDGEKVIVNSEIDTVRLTAKVTNEIREGVVQSSHGFGHTSEKLRIAKGQGANINRLVDNLKLDPISGVSYLNEMEVVIKPI
- a CDS encoding DUF438 domain-containing protein, which codes for MKDEIDYITIDGRGEHESFRDCITQTIQNLKPNEGIHVIKDFEPFPMYKMMEEKGFDKYVEKVSDEEFHVYFFPKNDLKRIKMGGYLDLDDKRIEKIMTITLDYLEGKTNLKGAKKKMQESFDKVTAQEFALFEQYLEKYGISDDEIEESLDEILEIFDGILLSNKLDLPLGHPMRTYLEEIKAIRKVLNQMRTMLKKNFIKNKWIKLYDKLAEINIHFARKQNQLFPALEKKGFDKPSKVMWTLDNNIKEIIKNAQEYLEADQDNKFLELQEEVIEMVEDMMVKEEEILLPTSMDLLTDKDFIEMRKGDDEIGYCLISSPPSYENKDKDNIKASPNNEFLEDLTNLLQKHDMLNPFSNNEVLDVSQGNLTLEQINLIFKHLQVDLSFIDENEIVKFYSDTKHRVFPRSPGVIGRQVQNCHPKESVDMVEEIIKAFRTGEQDEAEFWLEMDGKFIYIIYTVVRDEAGNFRGVLEMMQDVTHIRSLEGNQRLLSWDKPKMM
- a CDS encoding VOC family protein, coding for MFKRIDHVEIIPSDIEVSITFYTEILGFKIKQREEVDASPIKEVVYLELDDSMLELLSVEEPKSSSKTEWQVGYRMLALEVKDMEDTIKYLEDKGIEISWGPVDLGSSKRAEIRDPDGLPIELRQW